CTGCCGCACCGGGGGCATGGGCTCCGCCGTCCTCGAGGTGCTGCTCGATCACGGAGTGCGCGATGTCCGCGTCACCCGGCTCGGGATTCCCGACCGGTTCATCGAACACGGCGCGCACGCCCTCCAGCGCGAGGAAAGCCATCTCACGCAGGGCGACATCACCCAGGCGGCGCGCGACCTTCTGGAAGGCGCCGGAGAGGAGTTCTCCTCTCTGACCGGAGATGGCGAAAAGCCAGCGTCTCGATAAACTCCTCGTTGAGCGGAATCTGGCGCCCAGCCGGGAGCGCGCCCAGCGGCTCATTCTCGCGGGCCGGGTGAGCGTGAACGGCCAGCCGGCCACCAAGGCGGGGGTCTCCTATCCCACCGATGCACCCATCGAAGTTCTCGAAGATCTCTGTCCCTATGTCAGCCGGGGCGGCCTGAAACTGGCGGCCGCCCTCAATGCCTTCGGGGTTTCGCCCGAGGGCCGGTTTTGTCTCGATGCGGGTGCCTCGACCGGGGGTTTCACGGATGTGCTTTTGCGGCGGGGCGCCCGCCGGGTGGTTTGCGTGGATGTGGGCAAGGGAATTCTCGACTGGTCGCTCCGCGGGGATGCGCGGGTTCTCGTGATGGAAGAAACCAACGCGCGGCACCTGACGGCCCAGATGGTGGCGGCCGCCTCGGGCGGGGAGTGGCCGGATCTCGCGGTGGCGGATCTCTCTTTCATCTCCCTCAGAAAGGTGCTTCCGGCCGTGCGGGAGGTGTTGATCCCGCCCGGGGAGATGATTGTCCTGATCAAGCCGCAATTCGAGGTGGGAAAGGGAAAGGTCGGGAAGGGGGGTATCGTGCGCGATGCCGCCCTTCACGATGAGGTTTTGCGGGAGTTTTGGGACTGGGCCGCGTCGGCGGGTTATGGCCCGAGGGGGGCGCTGGCGAGCCCCCTCCGGGGGGCGAAGGGAAACCGCGAGTTTTTTCTCCACCTGCGGCCGGGGGATGCGCCCGGCGAGCGGGATGCGGCCATCGGCGGGGCGCTGGCGGAGGTGGAGGAGATCACCTCGCCGTAACCGTGCCGTCCCGGTAGATAGGAACCACTTCCGTCCAGTCTTGTCTGGCGCAATAGGCGATGTCCTCGCCCAGCCCGAGCGAGGCCAGGTGCTTTCCCCACCAGCTCTCCCGGAGCATGCGGCCCAGATCTTCCTCCGCGCTTTTCGCCGTCCCGAGAGCCGCCCGGGCGGTGTCGGAAAGCTCGATATGCCCCTCTCCGAGATGGTAGATCACTTTCTGGAGAAGAAGACCCGCCGCGACGGTGTCCTCTTCGCAGTATCCGCCGTTTCTTCCCGAGCAGGCGAGGAGGAGAGTGGTGGAGGGGTCTTCCTTCAGGATTTCCGAAGCCCGGTGCGCCGCGGCCGAAAGATTGGCGAAGGCCGCGATGAGAATGTGGCCGCAATCGCCCGCGGCGGTCAGCGTCTTCGTTCCGTTGCTGGTCGAGAGGAGGAGGTCG
The genomic region above belongs to bacterium and contains:
- a CDS encoding TlyA family RNA methyltransferase → MAKSQRLDKLLVERNLAPSRERAQRLILAGRVSVNGQPATKAGVSYPTDAPIEVLEDLCPYVSRGGLKLAAALNAFGVSPEGRFCLDAGASTGGFTDVLLRRGARRVVCVDVGKGILDWSLRGDARVLVMEETNARHLTAQMVAAASGGEWPDLAVADLSFISLRKVLPAVREVLIPPGEMIVLIKPQFEVGKGKVGKGGIVRDAALHDEVLREFWDWAASAGYGPRGALASPLRGAKGNREFFLHLRPGDAPGERDAAIGGALAEVEEITSP
- a CDS encoding 2-phosphosulfolactate phosphatase — protein: MWWCDVAFSHLEVPLRLTDAERARKARPPQIACVVIDVLRATTTIVSALEHGCSRVLPFSSPEKALEAARRRRSQRGKEFFLLGGEQDSHPIPGFDTGNSPRECTRPVIAGRDLLLSTSNGTKTLTAAGDCGHILIAAFANLSAAAHRASEILKEDPSTTLLLACSGRNGGYCEEDTVAAGLLLQKVIYHLGEGHIELSDTARAALGTAKSAEEDLGRMLRESWWGKHLASLGLGEDIAYCARQDWTEVVPIYRDGTVTAR